The following coding sequences are from one Kosakonia sp. H02 window:
- a CDS encoding cytochrome ubiquinol oxidase subunit I — MFGLDAFYLARIQFAFTVSFHIIFPAITIGLASYLAVLEGLWLKTRNPDWRTLYHFWSKIFAVNFGMGVVSGLVMAYQFGTNWSGFSQFAGSITGPLLTYEVLTAFFLEAGFLGVMLFGWNKVGPGLHFLSTCMVALGTIMSTFWILASNSWMHTPQGFAIENGQVVPVDWFAVIFNPSFPYRLMHMSIAAFLSSALFVGASAAWHLLRGNDTPAIRKMFSMAMWMALVVAPIQAMVGDMHGLNTLEHQPAKIAAIEGHWENPPGEATPLLLFGLPDMEEERTRYAVEIPALGSLILTHSLDKQVPALKDFPKEDRPYSPIVFWSFRIMVGLGVLMIGLGVAALWLRFRNRLYQSRPFLHFALWMGPAGLIAILAGWVTTEVGRQPWVVYGLLRTVDAVSAHGDLQMSLSLLAFFVVYCSVFGVGYSYMVRLITKGPQVSDEHATQGTPARPLSAAGERLPADEDDK; from the coding sequence ATGTTTGGTCTAGATGCGTTTTACCTGGCGAGGATCCAGTTCGCCTTCACGGTCTCTTTTCACATAATCTTCCCCGCGATCACCATCGGGCTCGCCAGCTATCTTGCGGTCCTGGAAGGTCTGTGGCTGAAAACCCGCAACCCGGACTGGCGCACACTGTATCACTTCTGGTCGAAGATCTTTGCCGTTAACTTCGGCATGGGCGTGGTCTCCGGTCTGGTGATGGCGTACCAGTTTGGCACCAACTGGAGCGGCTTTTCCCAGTTCGCGGGCAGCATTACCGGGCCACTGCTCACCTATGAGGTACTGACGGCCTTCTTCCTGGAAGCGGGTTTTCTCGGCGTGATGCTGTTTGGCTGGAATAAAGTTGGCCCTGGGCTGCACTTTCTCTCAACCTGCATGGTGGCGCTGGGCACGATTATGTCCACCTTCTGGATCCTGGCGTCAAACAGCTGGATGCATACGCCGCAGGGCTTCGCTATCGAAAATGGTCAAGTGGTGCCGGTGGACTGGTTCGCGGTGATTTTCAACCCGTCATTCCCCTACCGCCTGATGCATATGTCGATTGCGGCCTTCCTCAGTAGCGCCCTGTTTGTCGGCGCGTCTGCGGCCTGGCATCTGCTGCGCGGCAACGACACACCGGCTATCCGCAAAATGTTCTCCATGGCGATGTGGATGGCGCTGGTTGTGGCGCCGATTCAGGCGATGGTCGGCGATATGCACGGGTTGAATACGCTCGAGCATCAGCCAGCAAAAATTGCCGCTATTGAAGGCCACTGGGAGAACCCGCCGGGTGAAGCGACGCCGCTGCTGCTGTTTGGCCTGCCGGATATGGAAGAAGAACGCACGCGTTACGCCGTGGAAATCCCGGCGCTGGGTAGCCTTATTCTGACGCACAGTCTGGATAAACAGGTTCCGGCATTAAAAGATTTTCCGAAAGAGGATCGTCCTTACTCGCCGATTGTGTTCTGGTCGTTTCGCATTATGGTCGGGCTTGGCGTGTTGATGATTGGTCTTGGCGTCGCCGCGCTGTGGCTGCGTTTCAGAAACCGGCTTTATCAATCGCGACCCTTTTTGCATTTTGCGCTCTGGATGGGGCCTGCGGGGTTAATCGCCATCCTTGCCGGTTGGGTGACCACGGAAGTGGGCCGCCAGCCCTGGGTAGTGTACGGGTTGTTGCGCACGGTTGATGCGGTTTCCGCCCACGGCGATCTGCAAATGAGCCTCAGTTTGCTGGCCTTCTTCGTGGTCTACTGTTCGGTCTTCGGCGTGGGTTACAGCTATATGGTGCGCTTGATCACCAAAGGTCCACAGGTGAGCGACGAACATGCGACCCAGGGCACCCCGGCACGTCCGCTTTCTGCGGCAGGTGAACGTCTCCCGGCTGATGAGGATGATAAATAA
- the cydB gene encoding cytochrome d ubiquinol oxidase subunit II — protein MGIDLPLIWFVIIVFATLMYIVMDGFDLGIGILFPVTRDGHDRDVMVNTVAPVWDGNETWLVLGGAGLFGAFPLAYAVIIDALTIPLTLMLIGLIFRGVAFEFRFKATEAHRPFWDKAFLSGSLLATFTQGVVVGAFINGFQVTGRTFSGGALDWLTPFNLFCGVGLVIAYALLGASWLVMKSGEPLQGKMRGAAKKLLLAMLVVIGIISLWTPLTHGAIAERWFSMPNLLFFSPVPLLVIALSIWLWRCLGNEDSHRRPFVLTLGLIFLGFSGLGISIWPHIIPPDITFWQAAAPPQSQGFMLVGALLIIPIILVYTFWSYYVFRGKVQHGEGYH, from the coding sequence ATGGGCATCGATCTTCCGTTAATTTGGTTTGTCATTATCGTTTTCGCCACGCTGATGTATATCGTGATGGACGGTTTTGACCTTGGCATCGGCATTCTGTTTCCGGTGACCCGTGATGGTCACGATCGCGATGTGATGGTCAACACCGTTGCACCGGTATGGGATGGCAACGAAACCTGGCTGGTGCTGGGCGGCGCGGGTCTGTTTGGCGCGTTTCCGCTGGCGTATGCGGTGATTATTGATGCGCTGACGATCCCGCTGACGTTGATGCTGATTGGCCTGATTTTTCGCGGCGTGGCGTTTGAGTTCCGCTTTAAAGCGACCGAGGCGCACCGTCCGTTCTGGGATAAAGCGTTTTTGTCGGGTTCCCTGCTGGCGACCTTTACTCAGGGTGTGGTGGTTGGCGCGTTTATCAACGGTTTCCAGGTCACCGGGCGTACTTTTAGCGGCGGCGCGCTCGACTGGCTCACCCCGTTTAACCTGTTCTGCGGCGTCGGTCTGGTGATCGCCTATGCCCTGCTTGGCGCAAGCTGGCTGGTGATGAAAAGCGGTGAACCGTTGCAGGGCAAAATGCGTGGTGCGGCGAAGAAGTTGCTGCTGGCGATGCTGGTTGTGATCGGCATTATCAGCCTGTGGACACCGCTGACTCACGGCGCGATTGCTGAACGCTGGTTCAGTATGCCGAACCTGTTGTTCTTCTCCCCGGTGCCGCTGCTGGTCATTGCGCTCAGCATCTGGCTGTGGCGCTGTCTGGGCAATGAAGACTCACACCGACGTCCGTTCGTCCTGACTCTGGGGCTGATTTTCCTCGGTTTTAGCGGGCTAGGCATCAGTATCTGGCCGCATATTATTCCGCCGGATATCACTTTCTGGCAGGCCGCTGCGCCGCCGCAAAGCCAGGGCTTTATGCTGGTTGGCGCGCTGCTGATTATCCCGATCATCCTGGTCTACACCTTCTGGAGCTATTACGTGTTCCGCGGCAAGGTGCAGCACGGCGAGGGGTATCATTGA
- a CDS encoding DUF2474 domain-containing protein: protein MKQPLWKRLMWLVVIWGGSVLALAAVSMVFRLLMSAAGFKSH from the coding sequence ATGAAACAACCCCTCTGGAAACGGCTGATGTGGCTGGTGGTTATCTGGGGCGGCAGCGTACTGGCGCTGGCCGCCGTCAGTATGGTATTCCGGTTGTTGATGTCAGCCGCCGGGTTTAAATCTCATTAA
- a CDS encoding U32 family peptidase, producing the protein MRLYPHHLELLSPARDAAIAREAILHGADAIYIGGPGFGARHNAGNSLRDIAELVPFAHRYGAKVFITLNTILHDDELEPAQKLIGDLYQAGVDALIVQDMGVLELDIPPIELHASTQCDIRTVEKAKFLSEVGFSQIVLARELNLDQIRAIHSATDATIEFFIHGALCVAYSGQCNISHAQTGRSANRGDCSQACRLPYTLKDDQGRVVAYEKHLLSMKDNDQTANLAALIDAGVRSFKIEGRYKDMSYVKNITAHYRQMLDAIIEDRPELTRASAGRTEHFFIPSTDKTFHRGSTDYFVNARKIDIGAFDSPKFIGLPVGEVLKVGKDHLDVEATEPLANGDGLNVLVKREVVGFRVNVAEKTGENRYRVFPNEMPDALKTLRPHHALNRNLDHNWQQALLKTSSERRIGVDIELGGWQEQLILTLTSEDSVSVTHTLEGQFDNANNAEKALENLKEGLAKLGQTRYYAQNVDITLPGALFVPNSLLNQLRREAVEMLEEARLANYQRGSRKPVATPAPVYPETHLSFLANVYNHKAREFYHRYGVQLIDAAFEAHEEKGDVPVMITKHCLRFAFNLCPKQAKGNIKSWRATPMQLVHGDEVLTLRFDCRPCEMHVVGKIKNHILKMPLPGSVVASISPDDLLKTLPKNK; encoded by the coding sequence ATGCGCCTGTACCCCCATCATCTTGAACTGTTAAGCCCGGCCCGCGATGCCGCCATTGCCCGTGAGGCTATCCTTCACGGCGCCGATGCAATCTATATCGGCGGGCCTGGTTTTGGCGCTCGTCACAACGCGGGCAACAGCCTGCGCGATATCGCCGAGCTGGTGCCGTTTGCCCATCGCTATGGCGCGAAAGTGTTTATCACCCTCAACACGATTCTTCATGATGATGAGCTGGAACCCGCGCAAAAACTGATTGGCGATTTATACCAGGCCGGCGTCGATGCGCTGATTGTGCAGGATATGGGCGTGCTGGAGCTGGATATTCCGCCGATTGAACTACACGCCAGTACCCAGTGCGATATCCGCACGGTGGAAAAAGCCAAATTCCTTTCCGAGGTCGGTTTCAGCCAGATTGTGCTGGCGCGCGAGCTGAATCTCGACCAGATCCGCGCCATTCATAGCGCCACCGACGCCACCATTGAGTTCTTTATTCATGGCGCGCTGTGCGTGGCTTATTCCGGGCAGTGCAATATCTCTCATGCGCAAACCGGGCGCAGCGCCAACCGCGGTGACTGCTCGCAGGCGTGCCGTTTGCCGTACACCTTAAAAGACGATCAGGGCCGCGTAGTGGCATATGAAAAACACCTGCTGTCGATGAAAGACAATGATCAGACCGCCAACCTGGCAGCGCTGATCGACGCCGGTGTGCGCTCCTTCAAAATCGAAGGGCGCTACAAAGATATGAGCTATGTGAAGAACATCACCGCCCATTATCGCCAGATGCTGGACGCCATCATTGAAGATCGCCCGGAACTGACACGCGCCTCAGCGGGGCGTACCGAACACTTCTTTATCCCGTCGACGGATAAAACCTTCCATCGCGGCAGCACCGACTACTTTGTTAATGCGCGTAAAATCGATATCGGTGCGTTCGATTCACCGAAATTTATCGGTCTGCCGGTGGGTGAAGTGCTGAAAGTGGGCAAAGACCACCTGGATGTCGAAGCGACCGAACCGCTGGCGAACGGCGATGGCCTGAACGTGCTGGTGAAGCGCGAGGTGGTCGGTTTTCGCGTTAACGTGGCGGAAAAAACCGGCGAAAACCGTTATCGCGTCTTTCCGAATGAAATGCCCGATGCCCTGAAAACCCTGCGCCCGCACCATGCGCTGAACCGCAACCTTGACCACAACTGGCAGCAGGCGCTGCTGAAAACCTCCAGCGAGCGGCGCATTGGCGTTGATATTGAGCTGGGCGGCTGGCAGGAACAACTGATCCTGACGCTGACCAGCGAAGATAGCGTCAGCGTCACCCATACGCTGGAAGGGCAATTTGACAACGCCAACAACGCCGAAAAAGCGCTGGAAAACCTGAAAGAGGGTCTGGCGAAGCTGGGGCAGACGCGCTATTACGCGCAAAACGTTGACATCACTCTGCCGGGCGCGTTATTTGTGCCAAACAGCCTGCTGAACCAACTGCGTCGTGAAGCCGTCGAGATGCTGGAAGAGGCGCGGCTGGCAAATTATCAGCGCGGCAGCCGTAAACCGGTAGCGACGCCCGCACCGGTTTACCCGGAAACGCATTTGTCATTCCTCGCCAATGTTTATAACCATAAAGCGCGTGAATTTTATCACCGCTACGGCGTGCAGTTGATTGACGCAGCCTTTGAAGCGCACGAAGAGAAGGGCGATGTGCCAGTGATGATCACCAAACACTGCCTGCGATTTGCGTTTAACCTCTGCCCGAAACAGGCGAAAGGCAATATTAAAAGCTGGCGCGCCACGCCGATGCAACTGGTACACGGCGATGAAGTGTTGACGCTGCGTTTTGATTGCCGCCCGTGCGAAATGCATGTGGTGGGTAAGATTAAGAATCATATACTGAAAATGCCGCTGCCGGGCAGCGTAGTTGCCTCCATCAGCCCCGATGATCTGCTGAAAACTCTGCCGAAAAACAAATAG
- a CDS encoding XRE family transcriptional regulator, with translation MNIADYLAKTLKLLRQERGWSLSRLAEETSVSKAMLGQIERNESSPTVATLWKIATGLNVPFSTFIAPPESETPHPYDPDRQAMVITPIFPWDEKLHFDLFSITLAPGALSESTPHEKGVIEHVIVINGVLDMCIGGQWKQLTAGNGVRFAGDEAHAYRNSSAQTAHFHSLIHYPKEKAAGGETSRL, from the coding sequence ATGAACATCGCAGATTATCTGGCAAAAACATTAAAACTCCTGCGTCAGGAGCGGGGCTGGAGCCTGTCGCGGCTGGCGGAGGAAACGAGCGTATCAAAAGCGATGCTCGGGCAGATAGAGCGCAATGAATCCAGCCCGACGGTAGCGACACTGTGGAAAATCGCCACCGGACTGAACGTTCCGTTCTCTACCTTTATTGCCCCGCCGGAGAGCGAAACTCCGCATCCCTACGATCCCGATCGGCAGGCGATGGTGATCACGCCGATTTTCCCGTGGGATGAAAAACTGCACTTCGATCTCTTCTCGATTACCCTCGCACCCGGCGCACTGAGCGAGTCCACGCCCCATGAAAAAGGGGTGATTGAGCATGTAATTGTGATAAACGGCGTGCTGGATATGTGCATCGGCGGGCAATGGAAGCAGCTAACGGCGGGAAACGGTGTGCGATTTGCCGGTGATGAAGCCCACGCTTATCGCAACAGCTCTGCGCAGACGGCGCATTTTCACTCGCTTATCCATTACCCAAAAGAGAAAGCCGCAGGTGGTGAAACGTCCCGCTTGTGA